One window from the genome of Perca flavescens isolate YP-PL-M2 chromosome 17, PFLA_1.0, whole genome shotgun sequence encodes:
- the sfr1 gene encoding swi5-dependent recombination DNA repair protein 1 homolog — MEITPKAAKLKSVYSSPCNSVESSPCDYKEEKHNQKLSSSLKERLKRTRRSFTSPFSVAKRLCVDEEEDGQQVSAASRETAPLIVPNVDVKRNEERSGSEWLSGPIPEPTHPPSKDFVQQRDQLRKEVKDKMETLRRLKMVKMYRSKNDLTQLQTLIDKWRSCAQAALYELQSDVPIDGRKASLAALIDLFGLDDGILHFDRTEEDFTT; from the exons ATGGAGATCACTCCTAAAGCAGCCAAATTAAAGTCAGTCTATTCTTCACCTTGTAATTCAGTGGAGTCAAGCCCCTGTGACTATAAAGAGGAAAAG CATAATCAAAAGCTGAGTTCCTCACTGAAGGAGAGGCTGAAGAGAACAAGGCGCTCCTTCACCTCGCCCTTCTCTGTGGCCAAACGCCTCTGTgttgatgaggaggaggatggcCAACAAGTTTCAGCAGCGTCCCGTGAGACGGCTCCACTGATCGTGCCCAATGTTGACGTAAAAAGAAATGAAGAGAGATCAGGGAGTGAATGGCTTTCTGGACCCATTCCCGAACCAACACATCCTCCTTCCAAAGATTTCGTACAACAACGAGACCAACTGAGGAAGGAGGTTAAAGACAAGATGGAGACTCTGCGCAGACTCAAGATGGTCAAAATGTACAGAAGCAAG AATGATTTAACACAGCTCCAAACCTTGATTGACAAGTGGAGGAGTTGTGCTCAGGCTGCACTGTATGAGCTCCAGTCAGATGTCCCCATAGACGGACGGAAGGCCAGCCTGGCAGCTCTTATTGACCTCTTTGGTCTGGATGATGGCATTCTGCACTTTGACCGCACAGAGGAGGACTTCACTACCTAA